A DNA window from Aquarana catesbeiana isolate 2022-GZ linkage group LG01, ASM4218655v1, whole genome shotgun sequence contains the following coding sequences:
- the CFAP96 gene encoding cilia-and flagella-associated protein 96 isoform X2 has translation MPLDGKSDMDRIGLFREMGYISIGDTYVTPGSKPFNEAASKNRQMLPGGSKTMANTLGGYFDAQFKRTFEGEAYSDSLKQRRQYHMQQAKKNLGKAFLPANGEKKPSGLGNFYGTLGGPVPSFSAALKPRKAYTAPGKNIYSNPPKKGTGYGYPSLTIGKQYPYASDDYDRSRELMKKEFENHKSKLKGGAFRLNLYPKDYFEVNPYRSDKPLPPLKKKAEKKQVVKPFKPSSPAKEPGGMKAGTFDPYPTHSNDAYGKRLTKSATIVKGGKSFQPPAGPKSYPVKSIITSHVVRSMNPVNYKTVNLKSY, from the exons ATGCCTTTAGATGGAAAATCCGATATGGATCGGATCGGTCTATTCCGCGAGATGGGCTATATCAGTATTGGGGACACATATGTCACTCCTGGCTCTA AGCCATTTAATGAAGCAGCAAGTAAAAACAGGCAAATGCTTCCCGGTGGCTCCAAGACCATGGCTAACACCTTAGGAGGATACTTTGATGCTCAGTTCAAACGTACATTTGAAGGTGAAGCCTATTCAGATTCACTAAAACAAAGAAGGCAGTACCATATGCAGCAGGCCAAGAAGAACTTGGGAAAAGCATTCCTACCAGCTAATGGAGAAAAAAAGCC ATCTGGCCTGGGCAACTTTTATGGAACTTTGGGTGGTCCAGTTCCTTCTTTTAGTGCAGCATTAAAACCAAGGAAGGCATATACTGCGCCTGGGAAAAATATCTATTCCAACCCTCCCAAGAAGGGTACAGGATATGG ATATCCAAGCCTCACTATAGGTAAACAGTACCCATATGCTTCTGATGACTATGACAGATCAAGAGAACTGATGAAG AAAGAGTTCGAGAACCACAAATCAAAGCTAAAAGGAGGTGCTTTCCGGTTAAACCTTTACCCAAAGGATTATTTTGAAGTAAACCCTTATCGGTCTGATAAACCTCTACCACCACTAAAGAAAAAGGCAGAGAAAAAGCAAGTTGTGAAACCGTTTAAACCAAGTTCACCTGCTAAAGAG CCAGGTGGCATGAAAGCAGGAACATTTGATCCTTACCCAACTCATTCCAATGATGCTTATGGGAAAAGACTTACTAAAAGTGCAACCATTGTTAAAGGGGGAAAGTCATTCCAGCCTCCAGCAGGACCCAAATCTTACCCTGTTAAAAGTATAATAACATCACATGTTGTCAG GTCAATGAATCCAGTGAATTACAAGACTGTGAACCTAAAATCATATTGA
- the CFAP96 gene encoding cilia-and flagella-associated protein 96 isoform X1 yields MPLDGKSDMDRIGLFREMGYISIGDTYVTPGSKPFNEAASKNRQMLPGGSKTMANTLGGYFDAQFKRTFEGEAYSDSLKQRRQYHMQQAKKNLGKAFLPANGEKKPSGLGNFYGTLGGPVPSFSAALKPRKAYTAPGKNIYSNPPKKGTGYGYPSLTIGKQYPYASDDYDRSRELMKKEFENHKSKLKGGAFRLNLYPKDYFEVNPYRSDKPLPPLKKKAEKKQVVKPFKPSSPAKEPGGMKAGTFDPYPTHSNDAYGKRLTKSATIVKGGKSFQPPAGPKSYPVKSIITSHVVSLVNQVPLPDRTDRTARY; encoded by the exons ATGCCTTTAGATGGAAAATCCGATATGGATCGGATCGGTCTATTCCGCGAGATGGGCTATATCAGTATTGGGGACACATATGTCACTCCTGGCTCTA AGCCATTTAATGAAGCAGCAAGTAAAAACAGGCAAATGCTTCCCGGTGGCTCCAAGACCATGGCTAACACCTTAGGAGGATACTTTGATGCTCAGTTCAAACGTACATTTGAAGGTGAAGCCTATTCAGATTCACTAAAACAAAGAAGGCAGTACCATATGCAGCAGGCCAAGAAGAACTTGGGAAAAGCATTCCTACCAGCTAATGGAGAAAAAAAGCC ATCTGGCCTGGGCAACTTTTATGGAACTTTGGGTGGTCCAGTTCCTTCTTTTAGTGCAGCATTAAAACCAAGGAAGGCATATACTGCGCCTGGGAAAAATATCTATTCCAACCCTCCCAAGAAGGGTACAGGATATGG ATATCCAAGCCTCACTATAGGTAAACAGTACCCATATGCTTCTGATGACTATGACAGATCAAGAGAACTGATGAAG AAAGAGTTCGAGAACCACAAATCAAAGCTAAAAGGAGGTGCTTTCCGGTTAAACCTTTACCCAAAGGATTATTTTGAAGTAAACCCTTATCGGTCTGATAAACCTCTACCACCACTAAAGAAAAAGGCAGAGAAAAAGCAAGTTGTGAAACCGTTTAAACCAAGTTCACCTGCTAAAGAG CCAGGTGGCATGAAAGCAGGAACATTTGATCCTTACCCAACTCATTCCAATGATGCTTATGGGAAAAGACTTACTAAAAGTGCAACCATTGTTAAAGGGGGAAAGTCATTCCAGCCTCCAGCAGGACCCAAATCTTACCCTGTTAAAAGTATAATAACATCACATGTTGTCAG CCTCGTGAACCAGGTACCCCTGCCAGACAGAACAGACAGAACAGCCAGGTACTGA